From a single Eleginops maclovinus isolate JMC-PN-2008 ecotype Puerto Natales chromosome 2, JC_Emac_rtc_rv5, whole genome shotgun sequence genomic region:
- the prdm11 gene encoding zinc finger protein 862 codes for MSEPSLDLWFCEDCQDHFQDECPSHGPPLLVPDTPAAPGLANRAALTVPSSLELFGEGGQVDVRCRNHCIPRGAVFGPYEGELVRRDQPSGGCSWIIVDSDSYQSIDGSDETKANWMRFVRSSSDSDRNLTAFQRQGNLYFRARRRLQAGETLRVWYSEDYIQRLQRLAQETLHHTDPGGPEALHKVLQDVKSPCLQSVLQGKASEEAEPPLKRRKIDLIFKDVLKLKEEEEEEECGEKHHLQIKKLGIQEEEPSTSGCPSCVKLRRRILELEEELSRLRGGRRGAPTTSTQEPPHPEQGPVEDLTGMEPLTPPQVVLDEDDPDMDSADDSVVADLVICPEDSLKLSSGGSRRIRRFKQEWLKKFWFLRYSPTLNEMWCHVCRQYTVQSSRTSAFIVGSKQFKIHTIKLHSQSNLHKKCLQLYKLRMHPEKTEEMCRNMTLLFNAAYHLAMEGRPFSDLRPLAELLKRCELKVVDQYLNDGDCQILLHHIARALKEDLAEKMRLSPFLSVIMDAQNDDLFSDMVAVYVQFITNEGSPNTEFLSLQRLGMPSVDGYLQVMDRAFGVLGLRFQDLLVVGVGVDGTNISAGMRASLYVAVQKTFPWILCLPIMIHRPHLEVLDAISGKELSCLEDLETNLKQLLSFYRYSPRMMAELRSTAPTLSEETEFLGDIRAIRWIIGEPNVLNALIKDYLEVVAHLKEISSQTQRADAAAIALTLLQFLLDYQSVKLIYFLLDIIAVLSRLAFTFQGENHLLVSQVEAKIEDAILEIGQMVDFPGEYLQEFEENFRESFNGVALKNLRVAESKFQSIREKICNKSQGILSQRLDLQSRPFAKACRVLDLNTWPHNREDLQVYGDEEIQVILNHMESLPSGVLEARGGLLGEWRDLKADYFSMNGFKEVLGHVCRYKQRFPRLNRVLQAVRVLPSSTACCDKGRGSLQKMCKNNRSRLSLEQMNDLLTVAVNGPPIANFDGKRALDSWFEEKSGSSCSLSAEVLSRMSAADQKTVLHSMDVNTEFYPDV; via the exons TCTGTGAGGACTGCCAGGATCACTTCCAGGACGAGTGTCCGTCCCACGGGCCACCGCTGCTCGTCCCCGACACACCTGCGGCTCCGGGGTTGGCCAACAGGGCGGCGCTCACCGTGCCGTCCAGCCTGGAGCTGTtcggggagggggggcaggtgGACGTCCGCTGCCGGAACCACTGCATCCCAAGGGGGGCCGTGTTCGGGCCCTACGAGGGGGAGCTGGTCCGCAGGGACCAACCCTCCGGAGGCTGCTCCTGGATA ATCGTTGACTCTGACTCCTATCAGTCCATCGATGGCAGCGATGAGACCAAAGCCAACTGGATGAG GTTTGTGCGCTCATCCTCTGACAGCGACAGGAACCTGACGGCATTTCAGCGCCAAGGAAACCTTTACTTCAGAGCGAGGCGCCGCCTACAGGCCGGGGAGACGCTCAGGGTGTGGTACAGCGAGGACTACATCCAGAGACTGCAACGCCTCGCACAGGAGACACTGCAccacacag ACCCCGGCGGGCCTGAAGCGCTGCACAAAGTCCTGCAGGACGTCAAGTCTCCGTGCCTGCAGTCAGTGCTGCAGGGCAAAGCCAGCGAGGAGGCCGAGCCCCCCCTAAAGAGGAGGAAGATCGACCTCATCTTCAAAGACGTCCTgaagctgaaggaggaggaggaggaggaggagtgtggAGAGAAACACCACCTTCAGATCAAAAAGCTGGGTATTCAG GAGGAGGAGCCGTCTACCTCCGGCTGCCCCAGCTGTGTGAAGCTGAGGAGGAGGAtcctggagctggaggaggagctttCTCGCCTGAGAGGAGGGCGGCGGGGTGCTCCAACAACCTCCACACAGGAGCCCCCCCACCCTGAGCAGGGCCCCGTCGAGGACCTTACAG GGATGGAGCCCTTGACGCCCCCTCAGGTGGTTCTGGATGAAGACGACCCTGACATGGACTCGGCTGACGACTCTGTCGTGGCGGATCTCGTGATTTGTCCCGAAGACTCGCTGAAGCTCTCCTCTGGAGGAAGCCGTCGGATCCGGCGCTTCAAGCAGGAGTGGTTGAAGAAGTTCTGGTTCCTCCGCTACTCGCCGACCCTCAACGAGATGTGGTGCCACGTCTGCCGTCAGTACACCGTGCAGTCGTCCCGGACCTCCGCCTTCATCGTGGGCTCCAAGCAGTTCAAGATCCACACCATTAAGCTACACAGCCAGAGCAACCTGCACAAGAAGTGCCTGCAGCTCTACAAGCTGCGCATGCATCCCGAGAAGACGGAGGAGATGTGCAGGAACATGACGCTGCTGTTCAACGCCGCGTATCACCTGGCCATGGAAGGCCGGCCCTTCTCAGACCTGCGACCGCTGGCAGAGCTGCTGAAAAGGTGCGAGCTCAAAGTGGTGGACCAGTACCTGAACGATGGAGACTGTCAGATCCTCCTGCACCACATCGCCCGGGCGCTGAAGGAAGACCTGGCCGAGAAGATGCGCCTGTCTCCTTTTCTGAGTGTCATAATGGACGCCCAGAACGACGACCTGTTTTCAGACATGGTGGCCGTCTACGTGCAGTTCATTACCAACGAGGGCTCCCCGAACACGGAGTTCCTGTCCTTGCAGAGACTCGGCATGCCCAGTGTGGACGGGTACCTGCAGGTGATGGACCGAGCCTTTGGCGTTCTTGGCCTCAGGTTTCAGGACCTGCTGGTGGTCGGCGTCGGGGTGGACGGCACCAACATCTCCGCAGGAATGAGAGCCAGCCTCTACGTGGCGGTGCAGAAGACTTTCCCCTGGATCCTGTGCCTTCCTATCATGATCCACCGGCCCCACCTGGAGGTGCTGGACGCCATCAGTGGGAAGGAGCTCTCCTGTCTGGAGGACTTGGAGACCAACCTCAAGCAGCTCCTCAGCTTCTACCGCTACTCCCCCCGCATGATGGCTGAGCTGCGATCCACAGCTCCGACTCTGTCGGAGGAGACGGAGTTCCTGGGAGACATCAGAGCCATTCGCTGGATAATCGGAGAACCGAACGTCTTGAACGCGCTCATCAAAGACTACCTGGAAGTGGTTGCACACCTGAAGGAGATCAGCAGCCAGACGCAGAGGGCCGACGCTGCCGCCATCGCCCTCACCCTGCTCCAGTTCCTCCTGGACTATCAGTCAGTGAAGCTCATCTACTTCCTCCTGGACATCATTGCCGTTCTCTCACGGTTGGCCTTCACCTTCCAGGGGGAAAACCACCTCCTGGTGTCACAGGTGGAGGCCAAGATAGAGGACGCCATACTGGAGATCGGCCAGATGGTGGATTTCCCAGGAGAGTACCTGCAGGAGTTTGAAGAAAACTTCCGGGAAAGTTTCAACGGTGTCGCTCTGAAGAACCTGCGTGTCGCAGAGTCCAAGTTCCAGTCGATCCGGGAGAAGATCTGCAACAAGAGTCAGGGCATCCTGTCTCAGAGGCTGGACCTGCAGAGCCGCCCCTTTGCAAAAGCCTGCAGGGTGCTGGATCTGAACACCTGGCCGCACAACCGTGAGGACCTGCAGGTGTACGGGGacgaggagatccaggtgatacTCAACCACATGGAGTCCCTCCCCTCAGGAGTTCTGGAGGCCCGGGGCGGCCTGCTGGGTGAGTGGAGGGACCTGAAAGCTGACTACTTCAGCATGAACGGCTTCAAGGAGGTGCTGGGTCACGTCTGCAGGTACAAGCAGCGCTTCCCTCGGTTGAACCGAGTCCTGCAGGCGGTCCGGGTGCTGCCCAGCTCCACAGCCTGCTGCGATAAAGGCCGGGGGTCTCTGCAGAAAATGTGCAAGAACAACCGGTCCCGGCTGAGTCTGGAGCAGATGAACGACCTGCTGACGGTGGCCGTTAACGGGCCGCCCATCGCCAACTTTGATGGGAAGCGAGCGCTGGACAGCTGGTTCGAGGAGAAGTCCGGCAGCAGCTGCTCTCTGTCGGCCGAGGTGCTGAGCAGGATGTCCGCCGCCGACCAGAAGACGGTCCTGCACAGCATGGACGTCAACACAGAGTTTTACCCCGACGTCTGa